Within Paenibacillus sp. RUD330, the genomic segment AATTCCGGCGCTCCTTATGCCCCTTCAGCCGTCTGGGAGCTCCTTCGTATTGTATCCTGCCGCCCGTTTCCTTGAGCAGGCCGAGCAGCATCTTGGCGAGCGTCGTCTTGCCGCTGCCGCTCTCTCCGACGATGGAAATGATCTCGCCCTTGTGGAAGGCGAAGTCCACTTCCCGCACGGCCGTCTTCTTCTTTTTGCCGTAGCCGAACACCTTGGTGACGCCGACTCCGGCGAGCAGAATGTCCTTATCGCTGAACTTCTTCATCCGCATACCACTCCTTCAAGGTTTCCACGCCGAATATGCAGCGGTACGTCCTGCCGGCCTCCCCGCGCATCGGAATCTTGCCGCTGCGGCATTCCTCCCGCGCGAAGTCGCAGCGCTCCGCGAAGCGGCAGCCTTCCGGCACGTTCTTGAGGTTGGGCGGAGCTCCGGGAATGGCGGACAGCTTGTGGTCCTTCATGCCTTCCTCGGGGACGATGATGGAGCCCATCAGCCGCTTGGTGTAAGGATGGACAGGATCGAACACCATCTGCTGCGCCATGCCCCGCTCGACGATCTCGCCCGCATACATGACCATGATGTCGTCCGTCACATGGTAGAGCAGCGGCAGCTCATGCGTGATGAAGATGAGGGAACGGATGAATTTCTTCTCCAGCAGCTCCTTGAGCAGGCGGATGACCGCCTTCTGCGAGGTGACGTCGAGCGCGGAGGTCGGCTCGTCGGCGACGAGCACCTTCGGATTGAGAATGGTCGAGATGGCGATGACGGTCCGCTGCTTCATGCCGCCCGACAGCTCGCTCGGATAGGCGTCCAGCACCTCCGGAGCGAGATGCAGCGTGCGGAACCTCTCCTCCGCCATCGCCCTCACCTGCGGCTTCGTCAGCTTGGGCTGATGCTCCTTCATGAGATCCTCGATGAAGCGGATGATCTTCAGCGTCGGATTGAGCGCGTTCATCGCCGCCTGCGGAATGTAGGCGATCTCCCGGCCGAGAA encodes:
- a CDS encoding ABC transporter ATP-binding protein, which translates into the protein MSRKLADLQPELAPEPLRRVLEVEGLKTYYRTRLNEKVFAVDGVDFALEEGKALGIAGESGCGKSTLSMSLMGFYFPPLYYGEGSISIGGIDIMKLGKERLRKQILGREIAYIPQAAMNALNPTLKIIRFIEDLMKEHQPKLTKPQVRAMAEERFRTLHLAPEVLDAYPSELSGGMKQRTVIAISTILNPKVLVADEPTSALDVTSQKAVIRLLKELLEKKFIRSLIFITHELPLLYHVTDDIMVMYAGEIVERGMAQQMVFDPVHPYTKRLMGSIIVPEEGMKDHKLSAIPGAPPNLKNVPEGCRFAERCDFAREECRSGKIPMRGEAGRTYRCIFGVETLKEWYADEEVQR